One window of the Euwallacea fornicatus isolate EFF26 unplaced genomic scaffold, ASM4011564v1 scaffold_51, whole genome shotgun sequence genome contains the following:
- the LOC136349741 gene encoding uncharacterized protein — protein MEIQDSKLGVPSGKKGAVAKTILKERRDVTGRVTMPLVRKGSVPESLMRKEEVEGAEIGFAKRGKVQRTPPKDKGGETEENVVSGQNVEVHCPVFSVEEVPNSAPKGKRKRMDESIVGGEEEGPRALLEVAREQVGDVDRILKESYHPKQELVDAVSVLKSTIRSMVLEKEGKGQENRKLEEENKRLRDEVARLRAGKREGVSVECQTETEEKRKNGEVKMRLTTLAREGKILEAIKERWDDGIFEATEIARGDPISEGFRMDLAVLVGKGDSALKERFLQLLPELRELEAEEGRMASLVQTCNLRKGGKVVTKTKHVYFQELESTGPVGVFEALKVLAGTMLEEGRDSVSIPLVPDANPWQLRKVCELACWTLKENIRVKLYLPGGTSSGREAVQGPGPKRSEEEVVFVAKQEGVSYSDTLRKVRQLVANSQTKVDIGTVRETKKGEVLITLPKGGEQGEELKNILGKGMGEGNVRSGANSKIVVFQLTGLDGVTTGEEATSAVATATGLDSKKLRLKGLKASYGSCQTATFLVREGDAENLRVVTDLRVGINMCRLKERKDSGRCYRCWELGHRAQACKGVDRTRLCARCGKEGHRAKDCKDPRYCPLCKAEGHSAGGPNCKGPVKAFAGGRGTDPEKTTEPQPGMSKNKDEIGKATEERSTEQI, from the exons ATGGAGATCCAGGACTCTAAACTTGGGGTTCCTTCGGGAAAAAAAGGTGCTGTAgccaaaacaattttgaaggaaaggAGGGATGTAACTGGGAGAGTGACTATGCCGCTCGTAAGGAAGGGAAGTGTTCCGGAGAGCTTGATGAGGAAAGAGGAGGTAGAAGGAGCTGAGATAGGATTCGCAAAGAGAGGTAAGGTGCAGAGGACTCCGCCCAAGGACAAAGGAGGGGAAACAGAAGAAAATGTGGTAAGTGGGCAAAACGTGGAAGTGCATTGTCCGGTATTCTCCGTAGAAGAGGTGCCAAACAGTGCACCAAAagggaagaggaagaggaTGGATGAATCCATTGTGGGAGGAGAGGAAGAAGGTCCCAGGGCTCTCTTGGAAGTAGCCAGGGAACAGGTAGGCGATGTCGATAGAATCCTGAAGGAGTCTTACCACCCCAAACAGGAACTAGTGGACGCTGTCTCTGTGCTGAAAAGCACGATTAGGAGCATGGTGCTGGAGAAAGAGGGGAAGGGGCAGGAGAACAGGAAACTCGAGGAGGAGAATAAAAGACTAAGGGACGAGGTCGCTCGACTAAGGGCTGGCAAGCGGGAGGGAGTGTCTGTTGAATGCCAGACGGAAACTGAggagaagagaaaaaatggtGAGGTTAAAATGAGGCTAACAACTTTAGCTAGGGAGGGAAAGATCTTGGAGGCCATCAAGGAGAGATGGGACGATGGGATCTTTGAAGCTACTGAGATAGCTCGTGGAGACCCTATCAGTGAGGGTTTTAGGATGGACCTCGCGGTCCTGGTAGGTAAGGGAGATAGCGCGCTGAAGGAGCGATTTCTGCAGCTTCTCCCAGAGCTGAGGGAGCTCGAGGCTGAAGAAGGGAGGATGGCCAGCCTCGTGCAGACGTGCAACCTTAGGAAAGGAGGTAAGGTAGTTACGAAAACCAAGCACGTCTACTTTCAGGAGTTGGAGAGTACAGGGCCGGTAGGGGTTTTTGAAGCCCTCAAGGTCCTCGCGGGAACAATGCTGGAAGAGGGGAGAGACAGCGTGTCCATCCCATTGGTTCCGGATGCCAACCCGTGGCAACTTCGGAAGGTCTGCGAACTAGCATGCTGGACCCTGAAAGAGAACATCAGGGTAAAGCTGTACTTACCTGGAGGGACATCCTCCGGGAGGGAGGCAGTACAGGGACCTGGTCCTAAAAGATCAGAAGAAGAGGTAGTCTTCGTGGCTAAACAGGAGGGGGTAAGTTACAGCGACACCCTCCGTAAAGTCCGACAACTGGTTGCCAACAGCCAAACCAAGGTTGACATCGGGACAGTCAGGGAGACGAAAAAAGGTGAGGTGCTAATCACGCTCCCTAAAGGAGGCGAACAGGGAGAGGAGCTGAAAAACATCCTGGGAAAAGGAATGGGGGAAGGTAACGTAAGGTCGGGGGCGAATAGTAAAATTGTAGTGTTCCAGCTTACGGGACTGGATGGAGTCACTACAGGGGAAGAAGCCACTAGTGCGGTGGCCACCGCGACCGGTCTGGACTCCAAGAAGCTCCGGCTCAAGGGGCTTAAGGCAAGCTATGGAAGCTGCCAAACCGCCACGTTCCTCGTTAGAGAGGGGGACGCCGAGAATCTTCGAGTAGTCACCGATTTGAGAGTCGGCATTAATATGTGCCGGCTTAAGGAGAGGAAGGACTCGGGAAGATGCTACCGGTGCTGGGAACTGGGACATCGGGCACAGGCATGTAAAGGCGTAGATAGGACCCGACTGTGCGCCCGTTGTGGGAAGGAGGGGCACAGGGCGAAGGATTGTAAAGATCCTCGCTACTGCCCCCTCTGTAAAGCGGAGGGCCACAGCGCGGGCGGACCCAACTGCAAGGGGCCAGTAAAGGCATTTGCAGGCGGTAGGGGTACTGACCCGGAAAAAACAACTGAGCCGCAACCAGGGATGTCCAAAAATAAGGACGAGATTGGGAAGGCTACCGAGGAGAGGAGCACGGAACAAATCTA G